In Phalacrocorax aristotelis chromosome 6, bGulAri2.1, whole genome shotgun sequence, one DNA window encodes the following:
- the GPR52 gene encoding G-protein coupled receptor 52, with amino-acid sequence MNQSRWIEWRTLNMSTSVMNISEHLSCPLGFGHYNAVDICILETVVIVLLTFLIIAGNLTVIFVFHCAPLLHHYTTSYFIQTMAYADLFVGVSCLVPTLSLLHYSTGVHESLTCQVFGYIISVLKSVSMACLACISVDRYLAITKPLSYNQLVTPCRLRICIILIWIYSCLIFLPSFFGWGKPGYHGDIFEWCATSWLTNAYFTGFIVCLLYAPAAFVICFTYFHIFKICRQHTKEINDRRARFPSHEVDAAGETGHSPDRRYAMVLFRITSVFYVLWLPYIIYFLLESSRVLENPALSFLTTWLAISNSFCNCVIYSLSNSVFRLGLRRLSETICSSCMCLKDRDVRDPKPRKRANSCSI; translated from the coding sequence ATGAACCAGTCCCGATGGATTGAATGGAGGACTCTGAATATGAGCACTAGTGTTATGAACATATCTgagcatctctcctgccctcttGGATTTGGTCACTACAATGCAGTTGACATCTGTATCCTTGAGACAGTTGTTATTGTCTTgctaacatttttaattattgcgGGTAACTTAACTGTgatatttgtttttcactgtgCTCCACTTCTGCATCATTATACCACCAGCTATTTTATTCAGACCATGGCCTATGCTGATCTTTTTGTTGGAGTTAGCTGCTTGGTTCCTACTTTATCACTGCTCCACTACTCGACAGGTGTCCACGAGTCCTTGACTTGTCAAGTTTTTGGATATATCATCTCTGTGCTAAAAAGCGTATCTATGGCATGTCTTGCTTGCATCAGTGTGGATCGCTATCTCGCTATAACAAAGCCTCTCTCCTATAATCAACTGGTCACACCTTGTCGCTTGAGAATCTGCATCATTTTGATCTGGATATACTCTTGTCTGAtcttcttgccttccttttttgGTTGGGGAAAACCTGGTTACCATGGAGATATTTTTGAATGGTGTGCTACCTCCTGGCTAACTAACGCCTATTTTACTGGCTTTATCGTGTGCTTACTATatgctcctgctgcctttgtcATATGTTTCACGTATTTCCACATCTTTAAAATTTGCCGGCAGCACACCAAAGAGATAAATGATCGGAGAGCTCGATTTCCTAGCCATGAAGTGGATGCTGCTGGGGAGACTGGACACAGCCCCGATCGCCGCTATGCCATGGTTTTGTTTCGGATAACCAGTGTCTTCTACGTGCTGTGGCTCCCCTATATCATATACTTTCTGCTGGAGAGCTCTAGGGTGTTGGAAAACCCAGCGCTTTCCTTCTTAACGACGTGGCTTGCTATAAGCAATAGTTTCTGCAACTGTGTGATATATAGCCTCTCCAACAGTGTTTTCAGGCTGGGACTGCGGAGACTGTCAGAGACAATATGTTCATCTTGTATGTGTTTAAAAGACAGGGATGTCCGGGACCCTAAACCAAGAAAACGGGCTAATTCCTGCtccatttaa